Proteins encoded in a region of the Triplophysa dalaica isolate WHDGS20190420 chromosome 10, ASM1584641v1, whole genome shotgun sequence genome:
- the LOC130430640 gene encoding uncharacterized protein LOC130430640, producing MSMYFFMQLLKKMFAETVYFCLCVVVSNGVFGVDADEVKSVSVMEGDSVTLHTDLTHIQRYDKIEWIDESQRALMAQIFTQAISICDGYDERFKVKLKLENQTGSLTITNISIIQSGLYKLKICNNKTSYRRFNVTVYARLPVPFITSDFLNCSSAEQSSNCSFLCSVTNVTHVSLSWYKGNSLLSSMSVSDLNIRLSLPLEVESQDTNTYRCVVNNPITNQTQHLTNVCKCSEHQIATIVAAVVVTTLCLLGIIGVIHHRKRLLGYNLTIQKKLPTQAIIVNWR from the exons ATGTCAATGTACTTTTTCATGCAActtttgaagaaaatgtttgcagagactgtttatttttgtctgtgtgtcGTGGTCTCTAACG GcgtgtttggtgttgatgcagatgaagtgaagtcagtgtcagtgatggagggagattctgtcacactTCACACGGATCTTACTCACATTCAGAGATATGATAAGATAGAGTGGATAGATGAATCTCAAAGGGCTCTTATGGCTCAAATCTTTACACAAGCCATATCTATATGTGATGGTTATGATGAGAGATTCAAAGTCAAACTAAAGCTGGAAAATCAGaccggatctctcaccatcacaaacatcagcatCATTCAGTCTGGGCTTTATAAACTTAAGATCTGTAACAATAAAACTTCATACAGGAGGTTCAACGTTACTGTCTATG CTCGTCTGCCCGTTCCTTTCATCACAAGTGACTTTCTAAACTGTTCATCTGCAGAACAATCTTCAAACTGTTCTTTTCTGTGTTCAGTGacgaatgtgacacatgtgagtctctcctggtataaaggaaacagtttattgtccagcatgagtgtgtctgatctcaacatcagactctctctacctctggaggtggaatctcaggatacaaacacatacagatgtgtggtcaacaatcccatcacaaaccaaacACAACATCTAACCAACGTCTGTAAGtgttcag AACACCAAATTGCAACGATAGTCGCTGCTGTTGTGGTCACTACTTTGTGTCTGCTGGGGATCATAGGTGTCATTCACCACCGCAAAAG ATTGCTCGGCTACAATCTCACCATTCAGAAAAAACTGCCGACACAAGCCATCATTGTCAACTGGAGATGA
- the LOC130430641 gene encoding SLAM family member 9-like, with translation FGVDADEVKSVSVMEGDSVILHHNFTHIQRPDEILWMFEPQGTDIAKIHKQSNSSYIYDDDERFKGKLQLDDQTGSLTITKISIKNSGLYKLNVRNNKQIIYTKFNVTVYAHLLVPVIIRNSQCSSEKCVLLCSVMNVTHVSLSWYKGNSLLSNISVSDLNIRLSLPLEVEYQDTNTYSCFISNPITNHTQHLDITEHCQLCLDLNLLISTAVIVVTVFLLWLVAFVIYRHKKASSNGSATIALEFDFQEYAGEMWKQTEQNY, from the exons tttggtgttgatgcagatgaagtgaagtcagtgtcagtgatggagggagattctgtcattCTACACCATAATTTTACTCACATACAGAGACCAGATGAGATACTTTGGATGTTTGAACCTCAAGGGACTGATATAGCTAAGATCCATAAACAGTCCAACTCAAGCTATAtatatgatgatgatgagagattcaaaGGCAAACTACAACTGGATGATcaaactggatctctcaccatcacaaagatCAGCATCAAaaactctggactttataaactaaacGTCaggaacaacaaacaaataatttacacaAAATTCAACGTTACTGTTTATG cTCATCTGCTtgttcctgtcatcatcagAAACTCACaatgttcatcagaaaaatgtgtgttgttgtgttcagtgatgaatgtgacacatgtgagtctctcctggtacaaaggaaacagtttattgtccaacatcagtgtgtctgatctcaacatcagactctctctacctctggaggtggaatatcaggatacaaacacatacagctgTTTCATCagcaatcccatcacaaaccacacacaacatctcgACATCACTGAACACTGTCAGCTATGTTTGG ATCTAAACCTCTTGATAAGTACTGCTGTTATTGTTGTTACTGTGTTTTTGCTGTGGCTGGTAGCATTTGTGATTTACCGCCACAAGAAGGCAA GCTCAAATGGATCAGCTACAATCGCACTTGAATTTGATTTCCAGGAATATGCAGGAGAAATGTGGAAGCAAACTGAACAGAATTACTGA
- the LOC130430318 gene encoding uncharacterized protein LOC130430318 produces the protein MRDVFFWMCMLIFNVVFGDADEVKSVSVMEGDSVTFHTDLTHIQRYDKIEWIDESQRALVAQINTRDKSSSICDGYDQRFRVKLKLVNQTGSLTITNISIAQSGLYKLQIIGNNATSRRFNVTVYARLPVPVITNDFLNCSSSEPSSNCSFLCSVMNVTHVSLSWYKGISLLSSISVSDLNIRLSLPVEVEYHDTNTYRCVINNSITNNTQHLTNVCKCSEHHVTLITAAVVVTALCLLGIIAGVIHHRKKAQIAHQQSHHSESTGETSGQC, from the exons ATGAGGGATGTTTTCTTTTGGATGTGTATGTTGATATTTAACG ttgtgtttggtgatgcagatgaagtgaagtcagtgtcagtgatggagggagattctgtcacatTTCACACGGATCTTACTCACATACAGAGATATGATAAGATAGAGTGGATAGATGAATCTCAAAGGGCTCTTGTGGCTCAAATCAATACACGAGACAAATCAAGCTCTATATGTGATGGTTATGACCAGAGATTCAGAGTCAAACTAAAGCTGGTAAACCAGaccggatctctcaccatcacaaacatcagcatTGCACAATCgggactttataaactacagaTCATCGGGAACAATGCAACTTCCAGGAGGTTCAATgttactgtctatg CTCGTCTGCCCGTTCCTGTCATCACCAATGACTTTCTAAACTGTTCATCATCAGAACCATCTTCAAATTGTTCCTTtctgtgttcagtgatgaatgtgacacatgtgagtctctcctggtataAAGGAatcagtttattgtccagcatcagtgtgtctgatctcaacatcagactctctctacctgtggaggtggaatatcatgatacaaacacatacagatgtgtcatcaacaaTTCCATCACTaacaacacacaacatctcaCCAACGTCTGTAAGtgttcag AACACCACGTTACATTGATAACTGCTGCAGTTGTGGTCACTGCTTTGTGTCTGCTGGGGATCATAGCAGGTGTCATTCACCACCGCAAAAAG GCTCAGATCGCTCATCAACAATCACACCATTCAGAAAGTACCGGGGAGACGAGCGGTCAATGCTAG
- the LOC130430460 gene encoding uncharacterized protein LOC130430460 — MMNNMTHPLFILLFLLRLLCDVSCDGVQRGMDNTLNTDIQTPYIIRDYLNGSKCVVVCSVSSLPQANLTWYNGSNLYSSIMISDFNTKLYLEVEHQDKNNYSCVLSSTHNNGNAHLNVSLLCQSCSGGKMKMMPVSEGESVTLPTNLKERQKDMQWFYYGKDNSFIGKHFEGTTSCHKYDDGRFTNKLQVDNKTGSITINKISGINAGIFALITYQPQMDQLCYNVTVNDRTTMMSVHEEECAIIPTHLTEQNQDLIEWLYEEDKLIADLYKNQSDVEYDCRFKDRLHLDNKTGSLTITNISKNHSGLYKLKITKDYNNTKNERFNVTVYDHLSVPVIIRYSSQCSSSSERSSVSKCVLLCSVMNVTHVTLSWYKGNSLLNSISVYDLNIRLSLPLEVECHDNNTFSCVINSTFSSNTTQLQFNELCKGPSQQSNAFGVGIVVVGGVVVGGVLALLCWFWHKRRFPCQEDASVEHYRGRFNAEQANGASGQDTPDNRPNEESHLITSLNNNHMI, encoded by the exons ATGATGAACAATATGACCCATCCTCTGTTTATTTTGCTCTTTCTACTGAGACTCTTGTGCG ATGTTTCTTGCGATGGAGTGCAGCGAGGAATGGACAACACTCTTAATACTGAT ATCCAAACTCCGTATATTATCAGAGATTATTTAAATGGATCAAAATGTGTCGTGGTGTGTTCAGTGTCGAGTTTGCCGCAGGCGAATCTCACGTGGTACAACGGAAGCAATTTATACTCCAGCATCATGATTTCTGATTTCAACACCAAACTCTATCTCGAGGTTGAACATCAGGATAAAAACAACTACAGCTGTGTGCTGTCCAGTACACACAACAATGGCAATGCCCATTTAAACGTTTCCCTTCTCTGTCAGTCATGTTCAG gtggaaaaatgaaaatgatgccAGTGAGTGAGGGAGAGTCTGTCACTTTACCAACAAACCTTAaggaaagacagaaagacatgCAGTGGTTTTATTATGGGAAAGATAATTCGTTTATCGGCAAACATTTTGAAGGCACGACTTCATGCCACAAGTATGATGATGGAAGATTTACTAACAAACTGCAGGTGGATAATAAAACAGGATCTATTACCATCAACAAAATCAGTGGAATAAATGCAGGGATCTTTGCACTGATCACTTATCAACCACAAATGGATCAACTGTGTTATAATGTTACTGTGAACG ATAGAACAACAATGATGTCAGTCCATGAAGAAGAGTGTGCCATTATACCCACTCATCTTACTGAACAGAACCAGGATCTTATAGAGTGGTTGTATGAAGAAGATAAACTCATTGCTGATCTTTATAAAAACCAGAGCGATGTAGAATATGATTGTAGATTCAAAGACAGACTGCACCTGGACAAtaagactggatctctcaccattaCCAACATCAGCAAAAATCACTCTGGACTCTATAAACTAAAAATCACTAAAgattacaataatacaaaaaacgAGAGGTTTAATgttactgtctatg ATCATctgtctgttcctgtcatcatcagatactcttctcaatgttcttcatcatcagaaagatcttcagtgtcaaaatgtgtgttgttgtgttcagtgatgaatgtgacacatgtgactctctcctggtacaaaggaaacagtttattgaaCAGCATCAGTGTGtatgatctcaacatcagactctctctacctctggaggtggaatgtcatgacaacaacacaTTCAGCTGTGTCATCAACAGTACATTCTCCAGCAACACCACTCAACTCCAATTCAATGAACTATGTAAAG GTCCCAGCCAGCAATCAAATGCTTTTGGTGTTGgtattgttgttgttggtggtgttgttgtgggtggtgTTCTTGCTCTTCTTTGTTGGTTCTGGCACAAAAGGAGATTTCCGTGTCAAGAGG ATGCCAGTGTGGAACACTATAGGGGCAGATTTAATGCTGAACAGGCAAACG GGGCATCTGGACAAGACACACCAGACAACAGACCTAATGAGGAGTCACATCTGATCACATCCTTGAATAATAATCACATGATATAA
- the LOC130429320 gene encoding uncharacterized protein LOC130429320 isoform X2 → MPCGDHRSTSENSADHSNSPQASSSSSEVSTPHRNTPVDNNWHFNFEIPWSKMPSELTRKLENKERPTGRERRELIRLMLGEILTICPTPGKKHLCEIARKIVSRYPLSFRDVIEDQVVGSGYDSLTKQLQARLDNMKRGKTSLYLKRQTSSTSEGEDPPSKIRRVDTYGCTNWQPKRLPPGETEETQKCAQEELKNMHKNKSKNTKSIQEKMLATFYTQRSDICKMETPFLVIEWPYLFEMCGIMVHFKELTDMDVDRGAISSKSERVISYLMSHDKKNSKIGGILEGIESAKAKHLDPYLPGCVMLLLKHFSEDQAKMFVMVDETCLPSEVDQLPSTPCVVVCGSSPLTAENLMIAVDQTIVKDGVTNCVDALVMMFVYYYCLNISYPLELGATLEFMQRCLFRINPDRGTKVEKQQSKKQQSINPKVLSLITNIADFEWRE, encoded by the exons ATGCCATGCGGAGACCATCGATCTACAA GTGAAAACAGTGCAGATCATTCCAACTCTCCACAGGCTTCCTCAAGCTCAAGTGAAGTCTCAACTCCTCATAGAAACACTCCAGTGGATAACAACTGGCACTTCAATTTTGAGATACCCTGGAGTAAAATGCCGTCAGAACTTACAAGAAAGCTCGAAAATAAAGAGCGGCCAACAGGACGTGAAAGACGTGAACTGATTCGCCTGATGTTAGGAGAGATTCTAACCATCTGCCCTACACCAGGGAAGAAACATCTATGTGAAATTGCCAGGAAGATTGTTTCAAGATATCCTCTGTCATTTAGAGATGTTATTGAAGATCAAGTTGTTGGTAGTGGTTATGACTCCCTTACCAAGCAGCTGCAGGCTAGACTTGACAACATGAAAAGAGGGAAAACCTCACTTTACCTGAAAAGACAGACGTCCAGCACAAGTGAGGGAGAAGACCCACCTTCCAAGATAAGAAGAGTGGATACATATGGTTGCACAAATTGGCAACCAAAACGGCTGCCACCGGGTGAAACCGAGGAGACTCAGAAATGTGCACAAGAAGAATTAAAGAAcatgcacaaaaacaaaagcaagaaCACCAAAAGTATTCAAGAAAAAATGCTGGCTACTTTCTACACTCAGAGAAGCGACATATGTAAAATGGAAACCCCTTTTTTGGTAATAGAGTGGCCATATCTGTTTGAGATGTGCGGGATAATGGTCCACTTCAAAGAGCTAACAGATATGGATGTTGACAGAGGAGCCATCTCAAGTAAATCTGAAAGAGTCATTTCATATCTCATGTCCCATGACAAGAAGAACAGCAAAATAGGGGGCATCCTAGAAGGCATTGAAAGTGCCAAAGCGAAGCATCTAGATCCTTATCTTCCTGGATGTGTGATGCTGCTTCTGAAACATTTCAGTGAAGATCAGGCAAAGATGTTCGTGATGGTTGATGAGACGTGTCTGCCGTCTGAAGTTGATCAACTGCCCAGCACGCCTTGCGTCGTTGTGTGTG GGAGTTCTCCCCTCACAGCTGAAAACTTGATGATTGCTGTGGACCAGACCATCGTGAAAGATGGGGTCACAAATTGTGTTGATGCCCTTGTAATGATGTTCGTATACTACTACTGCCTCAACATCAGTTATCCACTGGAACTTGGAGCAACTCTGGAGTTCATGCAGAG ATGCCTTTTCCGGATAAATCCAGATAGGGGGACCAAAGTGGAGAAGCAGCAATCTAAAAAACAGCAGTCCATAAATCCTAAGGTTCTTTCTTTGATTACAAACATTGCAGACTTTGAATGGCGAGAGTAG
- the LOC130429320 gene encoding uncharacterized protein LOC130429320 isoform X1 — MMDDVDSGLSDLIYSVLPNSSSNDLLLEALQTLGVETVEDLKYVQEADLVNTIRPIEARKLIARFKAFSEKNAKEIPDLPTRAEPERCISTHTGTMPCGDHRSTSENSADHSNSPQASSSSSEVSTPHRNTPVDNNWHFNFEIPWSKMPSELTRKLENKERPTGRERRELIRLMLGEILTICPTPGKKHLCEIARKIVSRYPLSFRDVIEDQVVGSGYDSLTKQLQARLDNMKRGKTSLYLKRQTSSTSEGEDPPSKIRRVDTYGCTNWQPKRLPPGETEETQKCAQEELKNMHKNKSKNTKSIQEKMLATFYTQRSDICKMETPFLVIEWPYLFEMCGIMVHFKELTDMDVDRGAISSKSERVISYLMSHDKKNSKIGGILEGIESAKAKHLDPYLPGCVMLLLKHFSEDQAKMFVMVDETCLPSEVDQLPSTPCVVVCGSSPLTAENLMIAVDQTIVKDGVTNCVDALVMMFVYYYCLNISYPLELGATLEFMQRCLFRINPDRGTKVEKQQSKKQQSINPKVLSLITNIADFEWRE; from the exons TGATGGATGATGTAGACAGTGGTCTTTCTGACTTAATTTACTCTGTCCTGCCAAATTCAAGTTCAAATGACCTGCTGTTAGAGGCTCTTCAGACCTTGGGTGTGGAAACCGTGGAAGATTTAAAATATGTCCAGGAGGCAGATCTTGTTAATACCATCAGGCCAATTGAAGCTCGAAAATTGATTGCGAGATTTAAAGCTTTTT CTGAAAAGAATGCCAAAGAGATTCCTGATCTGCCTACCAGAGCTGAGCCAGAAAGATGtataagcacacacacaggaacAATGCCATGCGGAGACCATCGATCTACAA GTGAAAACAGTGCAGATCATTCCAACTCTCCACAGGCTTCCTCAAGCTCAAGTGAAGTCTCAACTCCTCATAGAAACACTCCAGTGGATAACAACTGGCACTTCAATTTTGAGATACCCTGGAGTAAAATGCCGTCAGAACTTACAAGAAAGCTCGAAAATAAAGAGCGGCCAACAGGACGTGAAAGACGTGAACTGATTCGCCTGATGTTAGGAGAGATTCTAACCATCTGCCCTACACCAGGGAAGAAACATCTATGTGAAATTGCCAGGAAGATTGTTTCAAGATATCCTCTGTCATTTAGAGATGTTATTGAAGATCAAGTTGTTGGTAGTGGTTATGACTCCCTTACCAAGCAGCTGCAGGCTAGACTTGACAACATGAAAAGAGGGAAAACCTCACTTTACCTGAAAAGACAGACGTCCAGCACAAGTGAGGGAGAAGACCCACCTTCCAAGATAAGAAGAGTGGATACATATGGTTGCACAAATTGGCAACCAAAACGGCTGCCACCGGGTGAAACCGAGGAGACTCAGAAATGTGCACAAGAAGAATTAAAGAAcatgcacaaaaacaaaagcaagaaCACCAAAAGTATTCAAGAAAAAATGCTGGCTACTTTCTACACTCAGAGAAGCGACATATGTAAAATGGAAACCCCTTTTTTGGTAATAGAGTGGCCATATCTGTTTGAGATGTGCGGGATAATGGTCCACTTCAAAGAGCTAACAGATATGGATGTTGACAGAGGAGCCATCTCAAGTAAATCTGAAAGAGTCATTTCATATCTCATGTCCCATGACAAGAAGAACAGCAAAATAGGGGGCATCCTAGAAGGCATTGAAAGTGCCAAAGCGAAGCATCTAGATCCTTATCTTCCTGGATGTGTGATGCTGCTTCTGAAACATTTCAGTGAAGATCAGGCAAAGATGTTCGTGATGGTTGATGAGACGTGTCTGCCGTCTGAAGTTGATCAACTGCCCAGCACGCCTTGCGTCGTTGTGTGTG GGAGTTCTCCCCTCACAGCTGAAAACTTGATGATTGCTGTGGACCAGACCATCGTGAAAGATGGGGTCACAAATTGTGTTGATGCCCTTGTAATGATGTTCGTATACTACTACTGCCTCAACATCAGTTATCCACTGGAACTTGGAGCAACTCTGGAGTTCATGCAGAG ATGCCTTTTCCGGATAAATCCAGATAGGGGGACCAAAGTGGAGAAGCAGCAATCTAAAAAACAGCAGTCCATAAATCCTAAGGTTCTTTCTTTGATTACAAACATTGCAGACTTTGAATGGCGAGAGTAG
- the LOC130429321 gene encoding SLAM family member 5-like, with amino-acid sequence MKDMAHTVLILLFLLKLLCGVSCDGENTVMHNTHNTEIPAPEIIRDYPPCEGSLSSKCLVACSVSNVADAQLSWYNGSKLYSSLRISDLNKILYLVVEYDETNNYSCMVSSSGISNTSYANISSLCHSCLVKNTTTIQASEGGSVTLPTYLTELKDGDDIMWFYEHTFISEFYRSIITYHDCNDGRFYNRLQLDGINGSLTIRNLTKSHSGTYKLKSPTGSLLDHNQQLCQGYNIVVFDTLPIPVITNDSTQCSSSSSSKCVLLCSVNVTNVSLSWYNGSRLNSSISVSDLKRSNFLCLEVEYQDTNTYSCVVNNPFTNKTTPLDIHDLCKEHIQDQTIDFKIVIICFAIVIIIIITGVLIWCCCRRRGCASQGHTYEHI; translated from the exons ATGAAGGATATGGCTCACACTGTGCTTATTTTACTCTTTCTACTAAAGCTCTTGTGTg gtgtgtctTGTGATGGAGAGAATACAGTGATGCACAACACTCATAATACTGAA ATCCCAGCTCCTGAAATTATCAGAGATTATCCACCATGTGAAGGAAGTTTAAGCTCAAAATGTCTTGTTGCTTGTTCGGTATCGAACGTGGCAGACGCTCAGCTCTCGTGGTATAACGGAAGCAAGTTGTACTCAAGCCTCAGGATTTCTGATCTCAACAAAATCCTATATCTTGTAGTGGAATATGATGAGACAAACAACTACAGCTGTATGGTTTCCAGTTCAGGCATCAGTAATACTTCATATGCCAATATTTCCAGTCTCTGTCACTCATGTTTAG ttaaaaataCCACAACAATTCAAGCGAGTGAAGGGGGGTCAGTCACTTTACCCACTTACCTTACTGAACTGAAGGACGGAGATGACATCATGTGGTTTTATGAGCACACGTTCATTTCAGAATTCTATAGAAGCATAATAACATATCATGACTGTAATGATGGACGATTCTATAACAGACTTCAACTGGATGGTATAAATGGATCACTCACTATCAGGAACCTCACTAAATCCCACTCTGGAACCTATAAATTAAAGAGTCCTACTGGATCATTACTTGATCACAATCAACAGTTGTGTCAGGGTTATAACATTGTTGTCTTTG ATACTTTGCCCATTCCTGTAATCACCAATGACTCAACACAgtgttcatcatcatcatcatcaaaatgtgtgttgttgtgctcagtgaatgtgacaaacgtgagtctctcctggtataATGGAAGCCGATTAAactccagcatcagtgtgtctgatctcaaaaGAAGCAACTTTCTGtgtctggaggtggaatatcaggatacaaacacctACAGCTGTGTGGTGAACAACCCATTCACCAACAAAACTACACCACTTGACATCCATGACCTATGTAAAG AACACATCCAGGATCAaacaattgattttaaaattgtcatcatttgttttgctattgttattattattattattactggtGTGTTGATCTGGTGCTGCTGCAGGAGGAGGGGGTGTGCAAGTCAAGGGCACACATACGAGCACATATGA